From one Leishmania major strain Friedlin complete genome, chromosome 33 genomic stretch:
- a CDS encoding D-alanyl-glycyl endopeptidase-like protein, whose product MLYSSIRYGRNCTGTNETVKPLGPCVTPLGTILGVFNGVFGYSNCNDSYVSTELRYINLTVPELNNETGQLTYISKQFYTGLAWQCVEYARRYWMQRGTPQPAYFDSVLGAADVWNLTFVRLLSNASITLPLRRYWNGDRVTDNHQIPAIGDIIIYPVQDGGFPYGHVAVIANVELSTHGAIYVAEQNWANAVWSSPHHNYTRRIPMFYDMLTSTITLDDSEHQIIGWMRYG is encoded by the coding sequence ATGTTATACAGCTCCATCCGCTACGGCAGGAACTGCACCGGCACCAATGAGACAGTGAAGCCACTCGGACCGTGCGTCACGCCGCTTGGCACCATCCTCGGCGTCTTCAACGGCGTCTTTGGCTACAGCAACTGCAATGACAGCTACGTGTCGACCGAGCTGAGGTACATCAACCTGACGGTTCCGGAGCTGAACAATGAGACAGGGCAGCTAACCTACATCTCTAAGCAGTTCTACACGGGGCTGGCGTGGCAGTGCGTTGAATACGCGCGGCGATACTGGATGCAGCGCGGAACCCCGCAGCCCGCGTACTTCGATTCCGTTCTAGGAGCCGCGGACGTTTGGAACCTGACTTTTGTGAGGCTCCTGTCGAATGCATCGAtaacgctgccgctgcgcaggtaTTGGAACGGCGACCGCGTGACGGACAACCACCAGATACCCGCCATCGGCGATATCATCATCTACCCCGTCCAAGATGGCGGCTTTCCCTACGGCCACGTCGCCGTCATCGCGAATGTGGAACTGTCGACGCACGGCGCCATCTACGTGGCTGAACAAAACTGGGCTAACGCCGTGTGGTCATCGCCGCACCACAACTACACCAGAAGGATTCCTATGTTCTACGACATGCTGACCTCCACCATCACGCTTGATGATTCAGAACATCAAATCATCGGGTGGATGCGCTACGGCTGA
- a CDS encoding putative GTP-binding protein — translation MAAEEAHALCIVLYEPLAEKPFAEWVASDAVRQGLKDEIDEVVTAAIPQQADDTDGVASADTASPTQHIPMAMIANTLAAQQTVNDRRHTGGAKQQHPLLLCLVVIVFWDGQAEASKASLAQLKQLGDKKWIASHVPLWVEHVEVLVQALNAKRGAASIMNNKVALVASLRKKLQASAMAAKGWWREGALQRAGRYADPNASAETLSPAASTNGGSDSSSPAAATAGTVAALGETDISVDAVRRAVDNGQGETFFLLSDRDRAGLASKVETLKQNCEVAEVGCAPVMMEPRELHLVHGATGTSGAPMSANAGGSKTATGAPSPPAAASSSPTTTLMAQEFLLRRRCPPAALFELRLAMCGNVDSGKSTLTSVLTRGCCDDGRGLARAFVFKHKQEVMTGRTSSVSENHLGFSAEGGVVNYALLQPHRTEAERRPLAPSEVAQHLMASAAAASGATHSATGGSGAHTMRQCTPKELATRSSKVVTLYDLAGHERYLKTTVLGMTRNMPDYACIVISANNGIQRMTKEHLALCLALKLPFFIVVTRIDSTPPNIHDETLSNIHKLLKIPTVRKLSYPVRRHDEVTLAAKNLRHDRIAPIFEVSNVTGAGIPDLLQFLNLLPTRKDWRQARDMPKEMIIDSTFFVTGVGTVVGGIITQGVFRVNETVLLGPDGFGNFRPVVIKSIHIKGVDSIAAEAGKDAALCLKKEKRSAIRKGNVLVDAAHSPKSFWQFEAEIVILYHSTTITANYEPVIHSTTVRQSARITYVAQEVLRTGDKSLARFHFIYRPEYMKEGQRLIFREGRTKGIGIVTKLICEPNDLVLAKNKLRKKMQEKLHAPVVAK, via the coding sequence ATGGCTGCAGAGGAGGCCCACGCGCTGTGCATCGTGTTGTACGAGCCGCTGGCGGAGAAGCCCTTCGCGGAATGGGTGGCGTCCgacgcggtgcggcaggGATTAAAGGATGAAATTGACGAGGtggtcaccgccgccataCCGCAGCAAGCTGATGATACCGATGGCGTCGCCAGTGCAGACACGGCATCGCCGACACAGCACATTCCCATGGCGATGATAGCAAacacgctggcggcgcaACAGACAGTCAATGACCGTCGTCACACAggcggtgcgaagcagcagcacccgctgCTACTGTGCCTCGTCGTCATAGTTTTTTGGGACGGCCAAGCTGAGGCCAGCAAAGCCTCcctggcgcagctgaagcagctggGCGATAAGAAATGGATCGCATCACACGTGCCACTGTGGGTGGAGCATGTGGAAGTTCTGGTACAGGCCCTGAACGCGAAGCGTGGCGCTGCAAGCATCATGAACAACAAGGTTGCTCTCGTCGCCAGTTTGCGCAAGAAGCTTCAGGCGTCCGCCATGGCGGcgaaggggtggtggcgagAGGGTGCTCTGCAGAGAGCCGGAAGGTACGCTGATCCGAACGCTAGTGCCGAGACCTTGTCGccggcggcatcgacgaACGGCGGTAGTGACTCGTcatcgcctgctgctgccacagcagGGACGGTAGCTGCCCTGGGCGAGACCGACATCTCTGTAGATGCTGTCCGGCGCGCCGTCGACAACGGTCAAGGCGAGACGTTTTTTCTCTTGAGCGACCGGGACCGGGCCGGGCTCGCGAGCAAGGTGGAGACGCTTAAGCAGAACTGCGAAGTGGCCGAGGTGGGGTGTGCTCCGGTAATGATGGAGCCGCGAGAGTTGCACCTGGTGCACGGGGCGACGGGCACGTCTGGTGCCCCGATGAGTGCCAACGCCGGGGGCAGCAAGAcggccaccggcgcaccgtcaccgcctgccgctgcttcctcGTCTCCGACCACAACGTTGATGGCGCAGGAATTCCTgcttcgccgtcgctgccctcCGGCTGCACTCTTCGAGTTGCGTCTGGCCATGTGCGGCAACGTAGACAGCGGTAAGAGCACTCTCACCTCCGTGCTCacccgcggctgctgtgaTGATGGCCGTGGGCTGGCGCGTGCCTTCGTCTTCAAGCACAAGCAGGAGGTCATGACCGGCCGCACATCTAGTGTCAGCGAGAACCACCTGGGCTTCTCTGCCGAGGGTGGGGTAGTGAActacgcgctgctgcagccgcaccgcacggaggcggagcggcgacCTCTGGCGCCAtcggaggtggcgcagcacctgatggcctcggcagcagcggcctccgGCGCGACACACAGTGCAACTGGCGGCAGTGGAGCCCACACAATGCGCCAATGCACACCGAAGGAGCTCGCGACACGCAGCTCCAAGGTGGTCACGCTGTACGATCTGGCTGGGCACGAACGGTACCTGAAGACCACTGTGTTGGGCATGACGCGCAACATGCCCGACTACGCGTGCATTGTCATCAGCGCCAACAACGGCATTCAGCGGATGACGAAGGAACACCTGGCATTGTGCCTGGCGCTGAAGCTGCCTTTCTTCATTGTCGTCACTCGTATCGATTCGACCCCGCCGAACATCCATGATGAGACGCTGTCGAACATCCACAAGCTGCTAAAGATTCCGACCGTGCGCAAGCTTTCCTACCCGGTGCGTCGACACGACGAGGTGACTTTGGCGGCCAAGAACCTGCGCCATGATCGCATTGCCCCGATCTTCGAAGTCAGCAACGTTACCGGTGCTGGCATCCCTGACCTACTGCAATTCCTTAACCTACTCCCGACTCGGAAGGACTGGCGGCAGGCGCGCGACATGCCAAAGGAGATGATCATCGACAGCACATTCTTTGTCACCGGTGTCGGCACTGTCGTGGGGGGGATCATCACGCAGGGCGTTTTCCGTGTGAACGAGACGGTGCTGTTGGGGCCGGACGGCTTTGGGAACTTCCGCCCTGTGGTCATCAAGTCCATTCACATCAAAGGCGTCGACTCTATCGCCGCCGAGGCCGGAAAAGACGCGGCGCTGTGTCTCAAGAAGGAAAAACGCAGCGCCATTCGCAAAGGCAACGTCCTGGTCGACGCCGCTCATTCGCCCAAGTCGTTCTGGCAGTTCGAGGCCGAGATTGTCATCCTCTACCACTCAACGACGATCACCGCAAACTACGAACCAGTCATTCACTCCACAACAGTGCGGCAGTCGGCGCGCATTACCTACGTTGCGCAGGAGGTGCTACGCACCGGTGACAAGTCTCTCGCGCGCTTCCACTTTATCTACCGTCCCGAGTACATGAAAGAGGGACAGCGATTAATTTTCCGAGAAGGTCGCACCAAAGGTATCGGCATCGTTACGAAGCTGATCTGTGAGCCCAACGACCTTGTGTTGGCCAAGAACAAACTGCGCAAGAAGATGCAGGAGAAGCTGCATGCCCCGGTAGTGGCCAAGTGA
- a CDS encoding transcription elongation factor-like protein has product MATYVPGDRVWVYIEGDGWWPACVLSDEEMGTRTPGFDLAVQFYAGVEQPATLYELNSHADAANICFFETSSEKAVTGNPELEAAIRCACAHAEANPLKSASAIVGGARVAAGGSGAAGSSGAAVVDRAASKRVRDMGDDDTGVYSSGAAASRSVSGYHHLRSDKLHELSSKISSAVAAADLTAVRAALCQLDGVDVYLTELEDTKIGVAVGSVLSQPVLKPLWPLARAMISFWARHLPAETLAAIRSVQQRQLPVPATSAAAAAEPPSPLSKQQPAFPAVPSGSAFASSVSPSAATAAGGAGAGAAGGAGSGDVAPTQRKTFYDNVYQLLDSPLSTTRYDDTVIDEVARRLTAEITDRDERQMLLLRLREEELSFIRDHLLSGEWTPKKYLDQPSEVFTTKSEKARQEQRIQEKMKAIEAADNAMLNITSLFKCGRCGKRHCTFYEQQTRSADEPTTKYITCLDCKNTWTQE; this is encoded by the coding sequence ATGGCCACTTACGTCCCAGGTGATCGCGTATGGGTGTACATAGAAGGGGATGGGTGGTGGCCGGCGTGCGTGCTCAGCGACGAGGAAATGGGCACTCGCACCCCCGGCTTCGACCTGGCGGTGCAGTTCTACGCTGGCGTGGAGCAGCCGGCGACTCTGTACGAGCTGAACAGCCACGCTGACGCCGCAAACATCTGCTTCTTCGAAACGTCGTCGGAGAAGGCGGTGACGGGCAACCCtgagctggaggcagcgaTCCGCTGCGCTTGTGCCCATGCGGAGGCCAACCCGCTTAAGTCGGCGTCTGCCATAGTGGGGGGCGCCAGGGTGGCAGCCGGTGGTTCGGGCGCCGCTGGGAGCTCGGGTGCCGCGGTCGTCGACCGTGCGGCGTCGAAGCGTGTTCGCGACATGGGCGACGATGACACGGGCGTctacagcagcggcgctgctgcctcgcgcTCTGTTTCTGGGTACCACCACCTGCGCAGCGACAAACTTCACGAATTGTCGAGCAAGATTTCGTcagctgtggcagcagcagactTGACGGCAGTGCGCGCGGCACTCTGCCAGCTAGACGGCGTGGACGTGTATCTgacggagctggaggacaCCAAGATCGGTGTTGCCGTCGGGTCAGTGCTGAGCCAGCCGGTACTGAAACCGCTGTGGCCCCTTGCTCGCGCCATGATCTCGTTCTGGGCACGCCATCTGCCTGCCGAGACCCTCGCAGCCATCCGTAGCGTGCAGCAACGCCAGCTACCTGTGCCGGCTAccagtgcagcggcggcagcagagcccCCTAGCCCGCTCAgcaagcagcagccggcgtTTCCAGCTGTTCCGAGCGGGAGCGCCTTTGCGAGCAGCGTGTCTCCATCCGCGGCAACCGCAGCAGGTGGAGCTGGTGCAGGAGCGGCGGGCGGTGCGGGCTCTGGTGATGTGGCTCCGACACAGCGCAAGACATTCTACGACAACGTCTACCAGCTCCTCGACAGTCCCTTGAGCACGACACGCTACGACGACACTGTCATTGACGAGGTGGCACGAAGGTTGACGGCTGAAATCACCGATCGCGATGAGCGTcagatgctgctgcttcggctccgcgaggaggagctttCTTTCATTCGCGATCACCTCCTCTCTGGCGAGTGGACGCCAAAGAAGTACTTGGATCAGCCGAGCGAGGTGTTCACCACCAAGAGCGAGAAGGCCcggcaggagcagcgcatccagGAAAAAATGAAGGCCATCGAGGCCGCCGACAATGCCATGCTCAACATCACCTCTCTCTTCAAGTGTGGTCGTTGCGGCAAGCGCCACTGCACCTTCTACgagcagcagacgcgcagcGCTGATGAGCCGACGACGAAGTACATCACTTGTCTGGACTGCAAGAACACCTGGACGCAGGAGTAG